A single genomic interval of Devosia oryziradicis harbors:
- a CDS encoding RNA-binding protein: MARREETTRMCALTRVEKPVAELIRFVLGPDGVLVPDTEAKAVGRGVWISLSREAVAEAVRKKVFARSLKTEVKLPDDLPGLTQTRLEQRYLNALGMARKAGQLTFGATKVQGLIRAGELIALITATDAAQDGRSKMVGPLKALHYAAAEEEIDGFEVPHFELLSSEQMGLALGLENVIHAALTRGAAAQAAVEKARRLALYIAKPTETDTGSLAVDGDLLPEATDERREIHG; the protein is encoded by the coding sequence ATGGCCCGGCGCGAAGAAACGACGCGGATGTGCGCTCTGACACGGGTTGAAAAACCCGTGGCCGAGCTCATTCGCTTCGTGCTCGGACCGGACGGGGTGCTGGTGCCCGATACGGAAGCCAAGGCCGTAGGCCGCGGCGTCTGGATCAGCCTGAGCCGCGAGGCGGTGGCCGAAGCGGTCCGCAAGAAGGTCTTCGCGCGCAGCCTCAAGACCGAGGTCAAGCTGCCGGACGACCTGCCGGGCCTGACCCAGACCAGGCTCGAGCAGCGTTATCTCAACGCGCTTGGCATGGCGCGCAAGGCCGGCCAGCTGACGTTCGGTGCCACCAAGGTGCAGGGCCTGATCCGGGCGGGAGAGCTGATCGCGCTGATCACCGCGACCGATGCTGCCCAGGACGGGCGCAGCAAGATGGTCGGACCGCTCAAGGCCCTGCATTACGCAGCGGCAGAAGAAGAAATCGACGGGTTCGAAGTGCCCCATTTCGAATTGCTCTCCTCAGAGCAAATGGGTTTGGCACTCGGGCTGGAAAATGTGATACATGCTGCCCTCACGAGAGGGGCAGCAGCCCAAGCGGCGGTGGAAAAGGCCCGTAGACTGGCCCTTTACATCGCCAAACCGACGGAAACGGACACCGGCAGCCTTGCGGTTGACGGTGACCTTTTGCCCGAGGCCACCGACGAAAGACGCGAGATACATGGCTGA
- the infB gene encoding translation initiation factor IF-2, whose product MADNDDKRTDDSGAKKTLTLKGGPSLGNRPGMSRGPSRSTVVVEKRTRLVPKPNAPSAPHRPAPAAGAPSQSQRPPAGRPAAAPRAPLGLSAAEAEARRQALALAGARQAEDRERFAAEEARRVEEDVRRRQIREEAERAEAARRADEAGVAEAPAAAPAQSEAPAAAEAAPAPREEPRAPYTPASQRNPGPSSVRVVAGRPGQPPRPVRPAGESRPSGNTRPENERGANALIRPGTAGARPGAPGARPSGTAGRPAGERRPPGSGMAPIGNVPPAPPSEADGRKVRTGAPQTRPTSEAELENARRASRATPERPTRRGDDSGARGRLTVASATTESDRDRGPSLAAMRRRRDKKMGRNQQDAPKLSREVTIPEAITVQELANRMAERSVTVIKMLMQQGQMATINDVLDADTAELIASELGHTVKRVSEADVEEGLFDIASDDKAEDLTDRAPVVTIMGHVDHGKTSLLDAIREANVVSGEAGGITQHIGAYQVEKNGSKITFLDTPGHEAFTAMRARGAQATDIAVLVVAADDGVMPQTIESIKHAKAAGVPIIVAINKMDKPEANPTRVRTELLQHEVFVESMGGEVLDVEVSAKTQKGLDKLLETILLQAEVLELKVARDGRAEGLVIEAKLDRGRGAVATVLVQRGTLRVGDILVAGTEFARVRALINDKGEQVKEAGPSIPVEVLGFTGVPDAGDRFSVVETEARAREVTEYRQRAIREKTAGGGATSLEQMMNQLKVAGIAKFPLIIKGDVQGSVEAIVASLNKLSTDEVSAQILMSAVGGITESDVTLASASNAIVIGFNVRANKQATDLATRDGIEIRYYNIIYDLVDDVKNAMSGLLKPERRETFIGNAEILEVFSITKVGKVAGCRITEGMVERGSGVRLIRDNVVIHEGKLKTLKRFKDEVKEVQMGQECGMAFENYEDMRPGDVIECFRVETVQRTL is encoded by the coding sequence ATGGCTGATAACGACGACAAGCGCACCGACGACTCTGGCGCCAAGAAGACGCTGACACTCAAGGGCGGCCCAAGCCTGGGCAACCGTCCGGGGATGTCGCGTGGTCCTTCGCGCTCGACGGTTGTCGTCGAAAAGCGCACGCGACTGGTGCCCAAGCCCAATGCTCCGAGTGCTCCGCATCGGCCGGCTCCGGCTGCTGGCGCACCGTCGCAGAGCCAGCGCCCGCCAGCCGGTCGTCCGGCAGCAGCGCCGCGCGCTCCCCTGGGCCTGAGCGCCGCCGAAGCGGAGGCCCGCCGTCAGGCGCTGGCGCTGGCCGGTGCCCGCCAGGCCGAGGACCGCGAACGCTTTGCCGCAGAAGAAGCCCGGCGCGTGGAAGAAGATGTGCGCCGTCGCCAGATCCGCGAGGAAGCCGAGCGCGCCGAAGCTGCCCGTCGTGCCGATGAAGCCGGCGTAGCCGAGGCCCCCGCTGCGGCGCCTGCCCAGAGCGAAGCGCCGGCGGCCGCCGAAGCCGCACCGGCCCCGCGCGAGGAACCGCGCGCGCCTTATACACCTGCATCACAGCGCAATCCTGGCCCGTCCAGCGTGCGCGTGGTTGCCGGCCGTCCCGGCCAGCCCCCACGTCCGGTGCGCCCGGCGGGGGAATCGCGTCCAAGCGGCAATACGCGTCCGGAAAACGAACGCGGCGCCAATGCCCTGATTCGTCCGGGCACTGCTGGCGCTCGCCCCGGCGCGCCCGGCGCCCGTCCCTCGGGCACGGCCGGCCGCCCGGCCGGTGAACGTCGTCCGCCTGGTTCGGGCATGGCGCCGATCGGCAACGTGCCGCCCGCCCCGCCCAGCGAAGCCGACGGCCGCAAGGTCCGTACCGGCGCACCGCAGACGCGGCCGACCAGTGAAGCCGAACTCGAAAATGCGCGTCGTGCTTCGCGCGCCACGCCGGAGCGGCCGACCCGCCGCGGCGATGACTCAGGCGCCCGCGGCCGGCTGACCGTGGCCAGCGCCACGACCGAAAGCGATCGCGACCGGGGTCCGTCCCTGGCCGCCATGCGCCGCCGTCGCGACAAGAAGATGGGCCGCAACCAGCAGGATGCGCCAAAGCTCAGCCGCGAAGTGACCATTCCGGAAGCCATCACGGTGCAGGAACTGGCCAACCGCATGGCCGAGCGCTCGGTCACCGTCATCAAGATGCTGATGCAGCAGGGCCAGATGGCCACCATCAACGACGTGCTCGACGCCGATACGGCCGAGCTGATCGCCAGCGAGCTTGGACACACGGTCAAGCGCGTGTCGGAGGCGGACGTCGAAGAGGGCCTGTTCGACATTGCTTCGGACGACAAGGCCGAGGACCTGACCGATCGTGCACCCGTGGTGACCATCATGGGCCACGTCGACCACGGCAAGACCTCGCTGCTCGACGCGATCCGCGAAGCCAATGTGGTTTCCGGTGAAGCCGGTGGCATTACCCAGCATATCGGCGCCTATCAGGTCGAAAAGAACGGCAGCAAGATTACCTTCCTCGACACCCCGGGCCACGAGGCGTTCACCGCCATGCGTGCCCGCGGCGCCCAGGCGACCGACATCGCCGTTCTGGTGGTGGCGGCCGATGATGGCGTGATGCCGCAGACGATCGAATCCATCAAGCACGCCAAGGCGGCCGGTGTTCCGATCATCGTGGCCATCAACAAGATGGACAAGCCGGAAGCCAACCCGACCCGCGTCCGCACCGAGCTGCTGCAGCACGAAGTGTTCGTGGAGTCGATGGGCGGCGAAGTGCTCGACGTTGAAGTGTCAGCCAAGACGCAGAAGGGCCTCGACAAGCTGCTCGAGACCATCCTGCTGCAGGCCGAAGTGCTCGAGCTCAAGGTGGCCCGCGACGGCCGCGCCGAGGGCCTGGTCATCGAAGCCAAGCTCGATCGCGGCCGCGGCGCGGTGGCGACCGTGCTGGTGCAGCGCGGTACGCTGCGGGTTGGCGACATCCTGGTTGCCGGCACCGAGTTTGCCCGCGTGCGCGCCCTGATCAACGACAAGGGCGAGCAGGTCAAGGAAGCCGGTCCCTCCATTCCGGTGGAAGTGCTGGGCTTTACCGGCGTGCCCGATGCCGGCGACCGCTTCTCGGTGGTCGAGACCGAAGCTCGTGCCCGCGAAGTGACCGAGTACCGCCAGCGCGCCATCCGCGAAAAGACGGCCGGCGGCGGCGCTACCAGCCTCGAGCAGATGATGAACCAGCTCAAGGTGGCGGGCATCGCCAAGTTCCCGCTGATCATCAAGGGCGACGTGCAGGGTTCGGTGGAAGCCATCGTGGCTTCGCTCAACAAGCTGTCGACCGACGAAGTGTCGGCGCAGATCCTGATGAGCGCAGTGGGCGGCATCACCGAGTCGGACGTCACCCTAGCTTCGGCTTCGAACGCCATCGTCATCGGCTTCAACGTCCGCGCCAACAAGCAGGCGACGGACCTGGCCACGCGCGACGGCATCGAAATCCGCTACTACAACATCATCTACGACCTGGTGGATGACGTGAAGAACGCCATGAGCGGCCTGCTCAAGCCGGAGCGTCGCGAAACCTTCATCGGCAATGCGGAAATCCTGGAAGTCTTCTCGATCACCAAGGTCGGCAAGGTCGCCGGCTGCCGCATCACCGAAGGCATGGTCGAGCGTGGTTCGGGCGTGCGCCTCATCCGCGACAACGTCGTTATCCACGAAGGCAAGCTCAAGACGCTCAAGCGTTTCAAGGACGAGGTCAAGGAAGTGCAGATGGGCCAGGAATGCGGCATGGCCTTCGAAAACTACGAAGACATGCGCCCCGGCGACGTCATCGAATGCTTCCGCGTCGAGACGGTGCAGCGCACGCTGTAG
- a CDS encoding glycoside hydrolase family 16 protein produces the protein MTQPEMRLLWSDEFDQPSGTPPDPRWWSYEVGGGGWGNGELQVYSDAIANACHDGQGNLVIRALAGDAGYSSARLITKGLVAFQYGRLEARILLPRGAGLWPALWLLGSTIDTQPWPACGEIDVMEYVGSEPRRVFGTVHCPQHSGRDGISGALVATEDLADRYHVFAVDWSARRITWSMDGVDYFSLSPDELGKSWVFDHPFYILLNLAVGGWLGGEVPAATHVPAELKVDYVRIFAPPA, from the coding sequence GTGACCCAGCCTGAAATGCGCCTGTTATGGTCCGATGAGTTCGACCAGCCGTCCGGCACGCCGCCGGACCCGCGCTGGTGGTCATACGAGGTCGGTGGCGGCGGCTGGGGCAATGGCGAGCTTCAGGTCTATTCGGATGCGATTGCCAATGCCTGTCATGACGGGCAGGGAAATCTGGTGATCCGGGCGCTTGCCGGGGACGCAGGCTACTCGTCCGCCCGCCTGATCACCAAGGGTCTTGTGGCGTTCCAATACGGCCGGCTCGAAGCCAGGATACTGCTGCCGCGCGGCGCGGGGCTGTGGCCGGCGCTTTGGTTGCTCGGCAGCACGATCGATACCCAGCCCTGGCCGGCCTGTGGCGAGATCGACGTCATGGAGTATGTGGGCAGCGAACCGCGCCGCGTCTTCGGCACCGTGCATTGCCCGCAGCATTCTGGGCGGGACGGGATCAGCGGAGCCCTGGTCGCAACCGAGGACCTGGCGGATCGCTACCACGTCTTTGCGGTCGATTGGAGCGCCCGCCGCATCACCTGGAGCATGGACGGGGTCGACTACTTCTCCCTCTCGCCAGACGAGCTCGGCAAGTCATGGGTCTTCGACCACCCCTTCTACATCCTCCTCAATCTGGCTGTCGGCGGCTGGCTGGGGGGCGAAGTGCCGGCAGCCACACACGTTCCGGCAGAACTCAAGGTCGACTACGTCAGGATATTCGCCCCGCCGGCCTGA
- a CDS encoding L,D-transpeptidase has product MLSRRLFLIGVSAVALSACSSTRTPVVQEPVIDPYYQRMYGEVIGEPYRVAAMDLRRVDPKWWRQEVPYSTTERPGTLVVDTPQRFLYLVLEGGRALRYGVGVGKTEALVFRGNATIGRKAEWPRWTPTKAMIAREPDRYGPYANGLPGGETNPLGPRALYLYKNGADTLFRLHGTTEPYTIGTNVSSGCIRLMNQDIIDLYARVPVGAKVVVIN; this is encoded by the coding sequence TTGCTCTCCCGTCGCTTGTTCCTGATCGGCGTTTCCGCCGTCGCGCTTTCCGCCTGCTCCTCCACCCGCACGCCGGTGGTGCAGGAGCCTGTCATCGATCCCTATTACCAGCGGATGTATGGCGAGGTGATCGGCGAGCCCTATCGTGTCGCCGCCATGGACCTGCGCCGCGTCGATCCGAAATGGTGGCGCCAGGAAGTGCCCTACAGCACCACGGAGCGCCCTGGCACGCTGGTCGTCGATACCCCGCAGCGTTTCCTATACCTCGTCCTCGAAGGCGGCCGCGCCCTGCGCTATGGCGTTGGCGTGGGCAAGACCGAAGCCCTGGTGTTCCGCGGCAATGCCACGATCGGACGCAAGGCCGAATGGCCGCGCTGGACGCCGACCAAGGCGATGATCGCCCGTGAACCGGACCGCTACGGCCCCTATGCCAACGGCCTGCCCGGCGGCGAGACCAACCCGCTTGGCCCGCGCGCGCTCTACCTCTACAAGAACGGCGCCGACACCCTGTTCCGCCTGCATGGCACCACCGAGCCCTACACGATCGGCACCAATGTCTCGTCGGGCTGCATCCGCCTGATGAACCAGGACATCATCGATCTCTATGCCCGCGTGCCTGTTGGCGCCAAGGTCGTGGTGATCAACTAG
- a CDS encoding alpha/beta hydrolase, translating to MVNILFIQGAGTGASDALVADMRRHLAQGDTLDAPEMALADDPTAERWLPAIGVALARQTAPFVAVGHSLGGSTLLQWLGTNPRPQGLRAVVTAAAPFWGEGGWNMADFALPPGAAASLAETPCLLLNGDADDTVEVEHLSLYSRALPGIETRIVAGMDHQWANGGAILLDAVRRFA from the coding sequence ATGGTCAACATCCTGTTCATTCAGGGCGCCGGTACTGGCGCAAGCGATGCGCTTGTTGCCGACATGCGCCGACACCTGGCGCAAGGTGACACGCTGGACGCGCCCGAAATGGCCTTGGCAGACGATCCGACGGCGGAGCGCTGGCTCCCTGCAATCGGCGTGGCACTTGCGCGTCAGACTGCCCCGTTTGTGGCGGTGGGACACTCGCTGGGCGGTTCGACCTTGCTGCAATGGCTGGGCACCAATCCCCGTCCCCAAGGCCTCCGAGCCGTGGTCACGGCAGCAGCGCCGTTCTGGGGCGAGGGTGGCTGGAACATGGCCGACTTCGCCTTGCCACCAGGTGCAGCGGCGAGCCTGGCGGAAACACCCTGCCTTCTTCTCAATGGCGACGCGGACGACACTGTTGAGGTGGAACACCTTTCGCTTTATTCGCGCGCCTTGCCCGGGATCGAGACCCGCATCGTTGCGGGTATGGATCACCAATGGGCAAACGGCGGTGCCATCCTTCTCGATGCCGTCCGCCGGTTCGCCTGA
- the pnp gene encoding polyribonucleotide nucleotidyltransferase, with protein sequence MTINFDHHKVELNWGGQPLTLETGKIARQADGAVLATLGETVLLATVVSAKSAKPGQDFFPLTVNYQEKYFAAGKIPGGYFKREGRPTENETLVSRLIDRPIRPLFPEGYKNETQVVVTVLQHDMENNPDVLAMVAASAALTISGVPFMGPIGAARVGYVDGQYVLNLAVDRRSESKLDLVMAGTEDAVLMVESEAKELSEEIMLGAVMFGHAESRKVIQAIIKLAELAAKEPRDFVAPDYSALEAEVLKVAEADLRAAYKITKKEDRYAAVDAVKKSVKEAFAAKVEAGEVSAEDLGEVIHNLQAKIVRWNVLDTGLRIDGRDLKTVRPIVAEVGVLPRTHGSALFTRGETQALVVATLGTGEDEQFIDSLEGTQKQNFLLHYNFPPYSVGEAGRMGSPGRREIGHGKLAWRAVNPIRPSVEEFPYTIRIVSEITESNGSSSMATVCGTSLALMDAGVPLARPVAGIAMGLILEGEKFAVLSDILGDEDHLGDMDFKVAGTEAGVTSLQMDIKIAGITEEIMKIALEQAKGGRIHILGEMAKAISASRGEVGEFAPRIETMKIPTDKIREVIGTGGKVIREIVEKTGAKINIEDDGTIKIASSDGSQIEAAIKWIRSITDEAEVGAIYQGTVVKTADFGAFVNFFGAKDGLVHISQLAEQRVAKTTDVVKEGDKVWVKLLGFDERGKVRLSMKVVDQATGKEIVKGEEAAE encoded by the coding sequence AACTACCAGGAAAAGTACTTCGCCGCCGGCAAGATCCCGGGTGGCTACTTCAAGCGCGAAGGTCGCCCGACCGAGAACGAGACCCTGGTGTCGCGCCTCATCGACCGTCCGATCCGCCCGCTCTTCCCCGAAGGCTACAAGAACGAGACCCAGGTGGTCGTCACCGTTCTGCAGCACGACATGGAAAACAACCCCGACGTGCTCGCCATGGTCGCGGCTTCCGCCGCCCTGACCATTTCGGGCGTGCCCTTCATGGGCCCGATCGGCGCGGCCCGCGTCGGCTATGTCGATGGTCAGTATGTGCTGAACCTGGCCGTCGATCGTCGTAGCGAATCCAAGCTGGACCTCGTCATGGCCGGCACCGAAGACGCCGTCCTGATGGTGGAATCGGAAGCCAAGGAGCTGAGCGAAGAAATCATGCTCGGCGCCGTGATGTTCGGCCATGCCGAGTCGCGCAAGGTCATCCAGGCCATCATCAAGCTGGCCGAGCTGGCGGCCAAGGAGCCGCGCGATTTCGTCGCCCCGGACTATTCCGCCCTCGAAGCCGAAGTGCTCAAGGTCGCCGAGGCCGACCTGCGCGCCGCTTACAAGATCACCAAGAAGGAAGATCGCTACGCTGCGGTCGACGCCGTCAAGAAGTCGGTCAAGGAAGCCTTTGCCGCCAAGGTCGAAGCAGGCGAAGTCTCCGCCGAAGACCTGGGCGAGGTCATCCACAACCTCCAGGCCAAGATCGTTCGCTGGAACGTGCTCGATACCGGCCTGCGCATCGACGGCCGCGATCTCAAGACCGTCCGCCCGATCGTTGCCGAAGTCGGCGTCCTGCCCCGCACCCACGGTTCGGCGCTGTTCACCCGCGGTGAAACCCAGGCGCTGGTTGTTGCCACGCTCGGCACCGGCGAAGACGAGCAGTTCATCGACTCGCTCGAAGGCACCCAGAAGCAGAACTTCCTGCTGCACTACAACTTCCCTCCCTATTCGGTGGGTGAAGCTGGCCGCATGGGCTCCCCGGGCCGTCGCGAAATCGGCCATGGCAAGCTGGCCTGGCGCGCCGTCAACCCGATCCGTCCGTCGGTCGAAGAGTTCCCCTATACGATCCGCATCGTGTCCGAGATCACCGAATCAAACGGCTCGTCCTCGATGGCGACCGTCTGCGGCACCTCCCTGGCCCTGATGGATGCCGGCGTGCCTCTGGCGCGTCCGGTTGCGGGCATCGCCATGGGCCTGATCCTGGAAGGCGAAAAGTTCGCCGTGCTCTCCGATATCCTGGGTGACGAAGACCACCTGGGCGACATGGACTTCAAGGTGGCCGGTACCGAAGCTGGCGTCACCTCGCTGCAGATGGACATCAAGATTGCCGGCATCACCGAGGAGATCATGAAGATCGCCCTCGAGCAGGCCAAGGGCGGTCGTATCCACATCCTGGGCGAGATGGCCAAGGCGATCTCGGCTTCGCGCGGCGAAGTCGGCGAATTCGCGCCGCGCATCGAAACCATGAAGATCCCGACCGACAAGATCCGTGAAGTGATCGGTACCGGCGGCAAGGTGATCCGCGAGATCGTCGAGAAGACCGGCGCCAAGATCAACATCGAGGATGACGGCACCATCAAGATCGCCTCCTCCGACGGTTCGCAGATCGAAGCCGCCATCAAGTGGATCCGCTCGATCACTGACGAAGCCGAAGTGGGCGCCATCTACCAGGGCACCGTCGTCAAGACCGCCGATTTCGGCGCCTTCGTGAACTTCTTCGGCGCCAAGGATGGCCTGGTGCACATCTCCCAGCTGGCCGAGCAGCGCGTTGCCAAGACCACCGACGTGGTCAAGGAAGGCGACAAGGTCTGGGTCAAGCTCCTGGGCTTTGACGAGCGCGGCAAGGTCCGCCTGTCCATGAAGGTCGTCGACCAGGCGACCGGCAAGGAAATCGTCAAGGGCGAGGAAGCCGCCGAGTAA